One Choloepus didactylus isolate mChoDid1 chromosome 8, mChoDid1.pri, whole genome shotgun sequence DNA window includes the following coding sequences:
- the CCDC77 gene encoding coiled-coil domain-containing protein 77 → MNFTPTHPPVSRNVSSRSIGSVRWRGVSFSDSMESTPLPSIEDRLAILCPSQELLEYYQKKMAECETENEDVLKKLGQYKEACEGQHKLEWDLQQREEEIAELQKALSDMQICLFQEREHVLLLYSENDRLRIRELEDKKKIQNLLALVGTDTGEVTYFYKEPPNKVSIPQKNIQAVNVCEPNESSTFKAVSKRRPAMRETEESPERSQRDIETLVLQVEALQAQLEEQTKLSREQVEGLMEDRRIRFEEIQVQHQRNQDKIKELTKNLHQTQELLYESTKDFLQLRFENQQKEKSWMLEKDCLVSTIKQCRVQHKKKEGKIEKVWPVVHESHHSQNEYIKSLKDKLIQEKKLSNMYQEQCISLEEELARIREEEGVRREIFKDRTKKMGKRLQVMTKRYAALENRRLLEVEGFKTDIKALRQKLKDLEQMLYKTTLNARGDQDLAILCEVRKGNRRAQKIQGELKNLKSKVFGLENELRLC, encoded by the exons ATGAACTTTACCCCGACACATCCCCCTGTCTCCAGAAA TGTTTCCTCCAGGTCCATTGGTTCTGTGCGGTGGAGAGGAGTATCTTTCTCAGATTCAATGGAGTCAACTCCTTTGCCTTCCATTGAAGATCGTCTGGCCATCCTATGCCCTTCCCAGGAACTTCTGGAATATTATCAAAAGAAGATGGCTGAGTGTGAGACAGAAAACGAGGACGTATTGAAAAAATTGGGACAATACAAAGAAGCTTGTGAAGGACAG CATAAACTAGAATGGGATTTGCAGCAGAGGGAGGAAGAGATTGCTGAATTGCAGAAAGCTCTTAGTGATATGCAGATCTGCCTCTTCCAGGAGCGGGAACATGTTTTACTCCTCTACTCTGAAAATGACCGACTGAGAATCAG GGAGCTGGAAGATAAGAAAAAGATTCAGAATCTCTTGGCTCTTGTGGGAACAGACACTGGAGAAGTGACTTATTTTTATAAGGAGCCTCCCAACAAA GTCAGCATTCCTCAAAAGAACATCCAGGCTGTAAATGTATGTGAACCAAATGAATCCTCAACTTTCAAAGCAG TAAGTAAAAGAAGACCAGcaatgagagagacagaagaaagtcctgagaGATCCCAAAGAGACATAGAGACACTTGTCTTACag GTGGAGGCACTGCAGGCTCAGCTGGAAGAACAGACCAAGCTTTCTAGAGAACAGGTGGAAGGGCTCATGGAGGATAGACGAATCCGCTTTGAGGAAATACAAGTTCAGCACCAGAGAAATCAGgacaaaatcaaagagctaaCCAAAAA TCTCCATCAGACCCAAGAACTGCTCTATGAGAGCACCAAAGATTTTTTGCAACTCAGATTTGAAAATCAACAGAAAGAGAAGTCATGGATGCTTGAAAAGGATTGTTTGGTGTCAACAATTAAGCAATGCAGGGTGCAAcataagaagaaagaaggaaaaattgagaAAGTTTGGCCAGTTGTACATGAGAGTCATCACAGccaaaatgaatatattaag TCCCTGAAGGATAAGTTAATACAAGAGAAAAAGCTGTCTAACATGTACCAAGAGCAGTGCATTTCCCTAGAAGAAGAACTTGCCCGAATTCGTGAGGAAGAAGGAGTGAGGAGAGAGATCTTCAAG GATCGCACTAAAAAGATGGGGAAGCGTTTGCAGGTAATGACAAAACGCTATGCAGCTTTGGAGAATAGACGTCTATTGGAAGTAGAAGGCTTTAAGACAGATATTAAGGCTCTCCGGCAGAAACTGAAAGACTTGGAGCAAATGCTGTATAAG ACAACACTTAATGCCCGGGGAGACCAGGACCTTGCCATTCTGTGTGAGGTCCGCAAGGGCAACAGACGGGCACAGAAGATACAGGGAGAGCTGAAGAATCTTAAGTCCAAAGTGTTTGGTTTGGAGAATGAATTGAGACTCTGTTGA